Genomic DNA from Haloplanus aerogenes:
GCGGCCGGTATCGAGGGCGTCCACGTCCGCGTGCGCGGCCCCGGCGGCAACGGCAACAAGTCCCCGGGCCCCGGCGCGCAGGCGACGATCCGAGCGCTCGCCCGTGCCGGTCTGGAGATCGGTCGCATCGAAGACGTGACGCCGATCCCGCACGACGGCACGCGCGCGCCGAAAAACAGCCGCCTCTAACATCATGGTAGCCGACTTCGACGTCGAGTTCATCGAACGCGACGACCGGAACGCACGGTTCCTGGTTCGGGGAGCGACGCCGGCCTTCGCCAACGGCATCCGCCGGGCGATGATCGCCGACGTGCCGACGTTCTCCATCGACACCGTCCGGTTCGTCGAGAACTCGTCGGTGATGTTCGACGAGATGATCGGCCTCCGACTGGGGCTGGTGCCGCTGACGACCCCCCTCGACGACTTCGAGGTGGGCGACGAAGTGACGCTGGCACTCGACGTGGAGGGTCCGGCGACGGCCTACTCGGGCGACATCGAAACGTCCGACGAGATGGTCCAGCCGGCCGACAACAACATCCCGATCATCGAACTCAAAGAGCAACAGCGGATCGAATTCGAGGCCGACGCCGTGCTGGACCGTGGCCGCGACCACGCCAAACATCAGGGCGGCGTGGCCGTCGGCTACCGGCATCTCCAGCGCGTCGAGGTCGTCGACGACGCCGGAGAGTTCGACGAACAGGAGCCGAACATCCTTCGCGGGGTGATCGAAACGGAGGACGGCGAACTCGTTCCGACGAGCGAGTTCGATCACGACCTCACCGAGCGGTACCCCGGCAAGGAAATCGAGGTACACGACGTGCCCGACGCGTTCGTCTTCCACGTGGAGACGGACGGGTCGTTCAGCGTCGAGGAACTGGTCACGCGCGCCGTCGAGTCCATCGGCGACCGCGCGGCGGAACTGGAATCGAAAGTCGCAGTTTAAGACCCCACGATGCCCCGAACACCACCCACGTCGACGCTCGCCCGGCCGGCGAGCGTCGGCCATCCCACCCACCGCGGAACGAGGACCGAAAGTGGTTTGAAGGGGCGACGGATACTGCGCAATGCGTGCAGGGATAGCCAAGTCAGGCCAACGGCGCAGCGTTCAGGGCGCTGTCCCATAGGGGTCCGCAGGTTCAAATCCTGCTCCCTGCACTCCCTTCTGGAGGAAGACAATGAGTAAG
This window encodes:
- a CDS encoding DNA-directed RNA polymerase subunit D, encoding MVADFDVEFIERDDRNARFLVRGATPAFANGIRRAMIADVPTFSIDTVRFVENSSVMFDEMIGLRLGLVPLTTPLDDFEVGDEVTLALDVEGPATAYSGDIETSDEMVQPADNNIPIIELKEQQRIEFEADAVLDRGRDHAKHQGGVAVGYRHLQRVEVVDDAGEFDEQEPNILRGVIETEDGELVPTSEFDHDLTERYPGKEIEVHDVPDAFVFHVETDGSFSVEELVTRAVESIGDRAAELESKVAV